The following nucleotide sequence is from Primulina tabacum isolate GXHZ01 chromosome 2, ASM2559414v2, whole genome shotgun sequence.
AAATCTATACGCGGCTGCGATTATATACACGAAGTTGTtaactttattattattataatttctaTTTCTATAGGTTAGTTTCTCCCATCCCCTGTAGAAATCTgctctgaatttttttttcccacCATTTTCTTTGTGGGTTTCTTTTGGAGAATCTATTCCTAACTTTTGTCGCTGGATTTTGAGTCACCGTTGCTTGTATCTACAGATTTATACCCTTTCTCTCTGGGCACAAGCACAACAGTTCGTTTTTTGGCCGGGCCACCGACGAGGGCCTCGTGTCGTAGCTCTGATTGAAGGCAACGGTTTCAAATAATGGCGAAGCGCGGCTATAAATTGCGTATCCTCTTGATTTCTGCTGTCTGTTTATGTATATGCTTATCCATGTGTGTATGTAATGTGGATGTCGGTGAGTTTGAGTGGGTAGCCCACAAATCTATTTTAGGTTTGTCTTTGTTTGCGTGGTCTAAGATGTTCCAAAATaggttttcttgaaattttattttattttcttggtTCAGGGAAGTAGATGCTGGTTAGTAATTGTTGAAATTGCTGGAAAAAGATTTTCACACGCCTTTCTTTATCTGTTTTTCTTGATCAATTAGTTATTGACTGAAGTAGTGGTGTTCATCAGGTGTAGTTGATTTCGCAGAAAATTTATTTCTCGCTCTTATTGTAATGGAGTTGAAGCGAgtgtaaaaatataatttttatcctATGCAGATGTTTCAAGTATCCTGAGTGGCTACAAGTTTTGAAATTTTCAGTCTTCGCGAATTTTGTCTCTTGTTGGTAGATTTGCGTGGATCAGTGTATAGCAAATTGATGATTTTTCCTTTAGCTTACTTCTCAATGCTTCTGTAATTACTTGTCATTGCGTTGCTGCAGTTTGAATTGCTTGTTCTTGACTAATCTTCTGTAGAGGAATTTGTTGCGCATGCTGGGAATGTAAATTGTTTGAggtttgggaaaaaaaattgcCGAGTATTTATTACCGGTGGGGATGATCAGAAAGTGAATCTCTGGTCCGTTGGGAAACCAACATCGTTGATGGTTAGTATAGATATAATATCCATTGTATCTGCTCCGAACAGCATGCTTAATGACACGTCGCGTCCATAAATTAGAACAATTTACCTTAATGCAATTATTTGTTTCTTTTTTCAAATGTTggtgttttattattattttgcgTCATATTACAAGGAATTAATTACCATTGGACCGTACATTAGAACTTCGTGATTTATGCATGGCACCTATACAGATATCTCAAGCGTTGAGTGTTTCTTTTTTTCAACATTTATCATACGATTGACTTTCTGTTAAACATCAATTGCCTCCTAAGTTTTCTTTAGCTTTTACATTTAAACTGGCTTTAAATTTCCTGAGATCATTTTGCTGATTTGTCTTACATCATGTAATTTTTTGCAATTTGGACCCAGTTGTGTCTGCAGTTTTTCCCCTACCAGTGAGGTTAAGATAACACCTTCTAGTTTGGTACTTGCTGTTATTTTTCAAATGACATCCAGATGACATAAAAAATTGAACATCATAAAGTTGTTGCTTGTTCCGACTTGATTTATTTCCTTCTTTCTAATCGCGTTACCATGCTACATTTTCTGTGAGATATTGGAATTAAAGCACTCGCATGTTTTTTGGACTTTTTGACCATCATAGTTGTTGCTAAATGTATAATAGTATTATTTTTGGGATTAGTTTTGATCGCTCTGAACTTTGATACTGCTAGTTATAGATATCTTCTTATTTCATCTTCTTGCAATTTTGGAAACTCTGCTTCTATTCTCGTGCTTTGTATTGTTTTTGTCGCCTTATACTGGCAAAAGATGATGAACTTTTGGTTATTATGCAGAGCCTATGTGGCCACACTACTCCAGTTGAGTCTGTGGCTTTTGATTCAGCAGAAATTCTAGTAGTAGCTGGATCTTCTTCTGGTGCCATAAAGTTGTGGGATTTGGAAGAAACAAAAAGTAGGTTAATTTATTTTCATCATGATTTATGCTATACTGATTTGAATGTCAGTAATGATCATGGATTTGAATTAGTTCAAAATATGAGCTTGTTATTTGTCTTTTTTAACTGCAAGCAATGAAATTGGATTGCAATTAATTAAATCTATTAAGCATATATGAGAGACTTTTCTCTGACCTCTTTAATGTCCTCAAAGTATAGTGGTCCGCACTCTTACTGGACACAGATCCTATTGCAACGCTGTTGAATTTCATCCATTTGGTGAGTTTTTTGCATCTGGTTCTATGGACACCAATCTAAAGATATGGGATATTAGAAAGAAAGGATGCATCCATACATATAAAAGTCATACTCGAGGAATAAGTACCATAAGATTCACACCTGATGGCCGGTGGGTAGTTTCGGGTGGATTTGATAATGTTGTAAAGGTATTGCTGTGACATTTTTAAAACGTATTAACTGATAAATGGCTCTTGCATATTTTACTTTGCAATGAACTCCATATTTGTTGCACAGGTTTGGGACCTGACAGCTGGAAAGCTTTTGaatgattttaagtttcatGAAGGACATGTTCGGTCCATCGAATTTCATCCACTTGAGTTCCTTTTAGCGACTGGTGAGTATATAAAATTGGGTTTACTACTGTTGTTATTCTCCGTGCTCGTGGTATGCCGATtgattgttttaaatttttgttcCAGGTTCAGCTGACAAAACCGTGAAATTTTGGGATTTGGAGACATTTGAGATGATAGGATCTGCCAGACGTGAGGTGTTTAAACTTACCCGTTGGAACTCTATGCTTGTATTTGTATATTCTTTGCAGTTGAATATTTTATGTTGAAGTGTAGTGGGCTTCATTATTCAATGAACTTCAAAAaggaaattatttatttatgatttctTATTAATATTTCTAACACAGTCTCCTATGTCGTGATAAATAAAGAAGAGACGCACTTCATCGATTCTCTCTCGACAACCTTTGATTAATGTGATAtttttatattcttttattaTGCTTATTACAATATTATTaggatttttttgtattttatgaTAATGTTGGGCTCTCCCAGCTCTCATTCATCCTTCAGTACTCAAGATCCAAGACTTTTATTAAATTTACCAAAAGCATTTGGAAATAAATCCAAACCCAAAATCATTAAATTAGTCACTTTTGCATGTCTGCCACCATTGTTGTTCGTAttttcatattatgtattattgttatcattttttgGGCTTATTTGGTTAGACTTCTCAAGATTTACGCTTCAATCAATTTGGTTGTCTCACCCTATAGGCTGCAGGAGTACGATCACTGACCTTCCATCCTGATGGAAAAAGTCTGTTTTGCGGATTTGATGATAGTTTAAAGGTATGGCTTTGtaattttgaatgatgtttctCACTCTAAAAGAGGAACATTTTTTATATTGACCATTTAACTTCAAATGTAGGCTTACTCATGGGAACCTGTAATATGCCACGACTCTGTTGATATGGGGTGGTCTATGCTTGGTGATCTTTGCATTCAAGATGGAAAACTTTTGGGTGGAGCATATTATGAAAACTCAGTTGCAGTTTGGGTGGCTGATATTTCGGTATTTGTCTGTTCTTTTTGCTACGTCTGGTCATCAATCACTTCCGtttgtttttcattttaaataattccacTTGCTTACTTTGTTCCCTTTGATTAAGTACTGTTTTTGTGTTAGCTTATAGAGCCATATGGCACAAAGGTGGCACCTGATCAGCATAACCAGTCGGAGCAGAAACCTGGAGATCAGGTGAAGAAAGAAGAAAGTCACCTAAAGTCCAAGCCAAATTCGCGCTCTACAACACCTGAGAGTGATCCAAAGGAAATCAAAACTATATATGTGGACCGTATGTTTTATCATGCTTTTCTCTCTACTTTCCCCTCAATTTTAGCCAGGGCAGTGTGACATTTGTGAACAATTGATTAATTTTGTCCCATTTGAAGTTTCAGGAGTGAATCCCATCATTTCAAAGGCAGCTGCTTCCCTTGATGCCCCTAAGATTGTAACCCCATCAGATTCAAAGGAAATAAGTACAGTTGGAATTCAAAAGCGGGCTCCTGCTAGTAGCTTGCCAGCCAAAAATAATGCACCAGCCAGTAATAGGTGTCTTGTTATGCCTAACATTGTACCTCGTGATGCTTCTGATGGAAAAGACTTCAGTTGGATCTAGGAAGGAAACTATTGCTTCTAATAAAGCAAGTAGTGTTGTTTCCGCTAAGCCTCATACTCGGAGGCTATCCAACTGTAGGTTTGATGTGGAAAGATTGTCGGTGTCCCTCGACTCCATGCCTTCTGACAATGTGAAAAGCCTGTTTGGCAGCGAGAGAGAAACAAA
It contains:
- the LOC142533412 gene encoding LOW QUALITY PROTEIN: katanin p80 WD40 repeat-containing subunit B1 homolog KTN80.1-like (The sequence of the model RefSeq protein was modified relative to this genomic sequence to represent the inferred CDS: deleted 1 base in 1 codon), which translates into the protein MAKRGYKLQEFVAHAGNVNCLRFGKKNCRVFITGGDDQKVNLWSVGKPTSLMSLCGHTTPVESVAFDSAEILVVAGSSSGAIKLWDLEETKMVRTLTGHRSYCNAVEFHPFGEFFASGSMDTNLKIWDIRKKGCIHTYKSHTRGISTIRFTPDGRWVVSGGFDNVVKVWDLTAGKLLNDFKFHEGHVRSIEFHPLEFLLATGSADKTVKFWDLETFEMIGSARREAAGVRSLTFHPDGKSLFCGFDDSLKAYSWEPVICHDSVDMGWSMLGDLCIQDGKLLGGAYYENSVAVWVADISLIEPYGTKVAPDQHNQSEQKPGDQVKKEESHLKSKPNSRSTTPESDPKEIKTIYVDRVNPIISKAAASLDAPKIVTPSDSKEISTVGIQKRAPASSLPAKNNAPASNRCLVMPNIVPRDASDGKDSVGSRKETIASNKASSVVSAKPHTRRLSNCRFDVERLSVSLDSMPSDNVKSLFGSERETNVRTRLVTDENAKDSSEGKQSSIKTVVEKLDRTSSPATTLSMGVSGGHTLNSSKAANPIKVVNGVAVVHGRTRSLVERFEKKENCDDEICVPNKASGVTTEAVETPSSQNTYLKVVTREEPTVTDVSFIENLMQNHDSLLSSFRSRLTKLQMVRHFWERNDVKGAINAVTKFPDNSLQADVVGVFLERTEVITLDLFSCLLPMLLGLLESKVERHSSVSLEILLKLVAIFGTMIRSTVSAPPAVGVDLHAEERLRCCKKCFAHLQDVQTIIPELVKRGGVIAKCAQQLNLVLQQS